A genomic segment from Tuwongella immobilis encodes:
- a CDS encoding addiction module protein produces MTKLMKELGIDRLSPPERIALAMEIWESLERQIPSPEITPEQRLQLQQRDRELTNNPEIALTWDEIRAHVEDHP; encoded by the coding sequence ATGACCAAGTTGATGAAAGAATTGGGGATTGACCGGCTCTCCCCGCCCGAACGAATCGCCCTCGCCATGGAAATCTGGGAGAGTCTGGAGAGGCAAATTCCGTCTCCTGAAATCACTCCCGAACAGCGACTCCAACTGCAACAACGGGATCGCGAACTCACCAACAATCCCGAAATCGCGCTGACCTGGGATGAAATCCGTGCCCATGTGGAAGACCACCCGTGA
- a CDS encoding RNA ligase family protein codes for MGSSLIVEICRVDAVEPHPNADRLAIATIKGWKTCIRRQESGEGEFSVGDLCVYIPPDVVMPFPLADRLGMRNYLKSLGKSAGPHQMDAGRVSVARLRGQPSYGMITKLDILPPRPEGWSLGDDVAAVLGLSKWEPPIVSHDGDTERANPVFHRYVDLENYRNFPDLIPDGEPVVVTEKLHGKNCRVGRILEASETGELAWTWAAGSHALRRKEFGIRHKSSGDPDNPVVEEILERSQFWQALDTPGVREMILAISQDQHNVIVFGEIFGSGVQDMTYGMTRGQWTFRVFDITVDGSYLPFAEKVRWCEQFAVPTVPILFDGPFSAAMVEQLVTGPTTICPKQAIQGFAGREGIVITAKEERPVFHQRRHFPRMALKAISFEYLERKNGTEFH; via the coding sequence ATGGGCAGCAGTCTGATCGTCGAAATTTGCCGGGTCGATGCCGTGGAACCGCACCCGAATGCGGACCGGCTGGCGATTGCCACCATCAAGGGATGGAAGACCTGTATCCGCCGACAAGAAAGCGGCGAAGGCGAATTTTCAGTCGGCGATCTCTGCGTGTATATCCCGCCCGATGTCGTGATGCCGTTTCCGCTTGCGGATCGTTTGGGCATGCGGAACTATCTGAAATCGCTGGGCAAGTCGGCCGGTCCCCATCAGATGGATGCGGGCCGTGTCTCGGTCGCTCGTCTGCGCGGTCAGCCCAGTTATGGCATGATTACCAAGCTGGATATTCTGCCGCCGCGCCCCGAAGGTTGGTCGCTGGGCGATGATGTCGCCGCGGTGCTGGGCCTGAGCAAATGGGAACCGCCGATTGTCAGCCATGATGGCGACACGGAGCGGGCCAATCCGGTGTTTCATCGCTATGTCGATCTGGAAAATTACCGCAACTTCCCGGATCTGATTCCCGATGGGGAACCGGTGGTGGTGACGGAGAAACTGCACGGCAAAAACTGCCGCGTGGGACGGATTCTCGAAGCCTCCGAAACCGGCGAATTGGCCTGGACCTGGGCCGCTGGCAGTCACGCGCTGCGCCGCAAGGAATTTGGCATCCGCCACAAATCCTCGGGCGATCCCGACAATCCCGTTGTCGAAGAAATTCTCGAACGCTCGCAATTCTGGCAAGCGCTCGACACGCCCGGCGTGCGCGAGATGATTCTGGCAATTTCGCAAGATCAGCACAATGTCATCGTCTTCGGCGAAATCTTCGGAAGTGGCGTCCAAGACATGACTTACGGCATGACACGCGGCCAATGGACCTTCCGCGTCTTCGACATCACCGTCGATGGCAGCTATCTGCCATTCGCCGAGAAAGTCCGCTGGTGCGAGCAATTCGCGGTGCCCACCGTGCCGATTCTGTTCGATGGCCCCTTCTCCGCGGCCATGGTCGAACAACTCGTCACCGGGCCAACCACGATTTGCCCGAAACAGGCGATTCAGGGCTTCGCCGGGCGCGAAGGAATTGTCATTACCGCCAAGGAAGAACGTCCCGTCTTCCATCAACGGCGACACTTCCCCCGCATGGCCCTGAAGGCGATCAGCTTTGAATATCTAGAGCGAAAAAACGGCACCGAATTCCACTAG
- a CDS encoding MBL fold metallo-hydrolase, whose translation MTILHLNCGYLHAPPFPPAACHGLVVVRGDRLVLVDSGLGLLDRANPMERVGEAAIQAAGFQFHESLTAIRQIEAMGFAADQVRDIVLTHGDPDHVGGLADFPHAAVHLSHREHAAILAGDARYSAAQFAHHPHWQTVAFAEDAWFGLPAVRLPFDDADIRLVSLPGHTVGHCGVAIADGDRWLLHVGDAYYLRVELSTDDHPVSQLATFRAADNHQRLASLAQLRRLANAHADAIEMTGYHDFSEFPTPPRLP comes from the coding sequence ATGACGATTTTGCACCTGAATTGTGGGTACTTGCATGCGCCGCCGTTTCCGCCGGCGGCTTGTCATGGTTTGGTTGTGGTGCGGGGCGATCGGCTGGTGTTGGTCGATTCGGGGTTGGGGCTGTTGGATCGGGCCAATCCGATGGAGCGGGTCGGGGAGGCGGCGATTCAGGCGGCGGGCTTTCAGTTTCATGAATCGCTGACCGCCATTCGACAAATCGAAGCGATGGGGTTTGCCGCCGATCAGGTGCGCGATATCGTCCTGACGCATGGCGATCCCGATCACGTCGGTGGGCTGGCCGATTTTCCGCACGCGGCGGTGCATCTGTCCCACCGGGAACATGCGGCGATTCTGGCCGGGGATGCCCGATATTCGGCCGCGCAATTCGCGCATCATCCGCATTGGCAAACGGTTGCGTTCGCTGAGGATGCGTGGTTTGGCCTGCCTGCGGTGCGGCTACCGTTCGACGATGCAGACATTCGGCTGGTGTCGCTACCGGGGCATACCGTGGGGCATTGCGGGGTTGCAATTGCAGATGGCGATCGCTGGCTGCTGCATGTTGGCGATGCGTATTATCTGCGGGTCGAATTATCAACGGACGATCATCCCGTGTCGCAATTGGCGACATTTCGCGCGGCGGACAATCATCAGCGACTCGCGTCCCTGGCGCAGTTGCGACGGCTGGCCAATGCCCACGCCGACGCCATCGAAATGACCGGGTATCACGATTTCTCGGAGTTTCCCACGCCGCCGCGTCTTCCGTGA
- a CDS encoding 3-keto-disaccharide hydrolase, whose translation MIRKLSLTVMLAGLFLATVAAQEPYGSIETVKILKKTDMMDVHVTPAPKGAIVLFDGKTLDAWTNRNGGGKAKWKLVDGGAVQVSGGGDMITKELFDGHFRLHVEFRVPYMPNANGQGRGNSGIYVQGRYEVQVLDSYGLKSKNNDCGGIYEIATPLVNACKAPTIWQSYDIEFWAPVCENGKKREPARITVDHNGVRIHENVKLTTDNTRAGAGGDPCKPGPILLQDHGNPVQYRNIWLEKLD comes from the coding sequence GTGATTCGTAAACTCTCCTTGACCGTGATGCTGGCGGGGTTATTCCTGGCAACCGTCGCCGCTCAAGAGCCGTATGGCAGCATTGAAACCGTTAAAATTCTCAAAAAAACCGACATGATGGATGTGCATGTCACGCCCGCTCCCAAGGGGGCGATTGTCTTGTTTGATGGCAAAACGCTTGACGCTTGGACCAATCGCAACGGCGGTGGCAAAGCCAAGTGGAAGTTGGTGGATGGCGGCGCGGTCCAGGTCAGCGGTGGTGGCGATATGATCACCAAAGAATTGTTCGATGGTCACTTCCGGCTGCATGTCGAATTCCGCGTCCCGTACATGCCCAACGCCAACGGTCAAGGTCGGGGCAACTCGGGGATTTATGTCCAAGGTCGCTACGAAGTGCAAGTGTTGGATAGCTACGGACTGAAGAGCAAAAACAACGATTGCGGCGGGATTTATGAAATCGCCACGCCGTTGGTGAATGCCTGCAAAGCGCCCACGATTTGGCAGAGCTATGACATCGAATTTTGGGCACCGGTTTGCGAAAACGGCAAGAAGCGTGAACCCGCCCGCATTACCGTCGATCATAATGGCGTTCGCATCCATGAGAACGTCAAGCTGACGACCGATAACACGCGGGCCGGTGCCGGTGGCGATCCCTGCAAGCCCGGCCCGATTCTGCTGCAAGACCACGGCAACCCCGTGCAGTATCGCAATATCTGGCTTGAAAAGCTCGACTAA
- a CDS encoding type II toxin-antitoxin system RelE/ParE family toxin, producing MNSPLQFHPATREEIREAYRWYEQQLTGLGQQFLDDCQNLFALIAESPLRFAFAEDDIREATLKRFPYTVYYRIVADHVRVLAIYHNARGNEPWRLRE from the coding sequence GTGAATTCGCCTTTGCAATTTCACCCAGCAACACGCGAAGAAATCCGCGAAGCCTATCGTTGGTACGAACAACAATTAACAGGACTTGGACAACAATTTCTTGACGATTGTCAAAATTTATTCGCGCTCATTGCGGAATCACCGCTCCGTTTTGCTTTCGCAGAAGACGACATTCGTGAAGCAACGCTGAAACGGTTCCCGTACACCGTCTACTATCGGATCGTTGCTGACCATGTGCGTGTGCTGGCGATCTACCACAATGCCCGTGGAAACGAACCGTGGCGTCTTCGTGAATAA
- a CDS encoding MATE family efflux transporter — protein sequence MAESVNHAPETPEGDSLFPPDHPKAASLPEVWRIAWPLIISNCFWTLQITIDRIMLSKISPDAVSAVMMTAMIYYVPFILLQMTASYVTTFVAQYGGAGRNNRVGPVMWQAIYFSIGAGLLFLLVLPFTPSIIASLGHSPELQAMERDYFSCLAWLSLPALLLAAISGFFAGRGESQRVMQLNGIGFAVNAVLDYLLIFGKFGFPAMGVMGAGIATIAASWIPAIIGLMWMLAPKFREIYATTDTRFDPKLFRRLLRFGMPSGFQWMLDITAFTVFMAIIGWFGEIELAASSIAFTINMTAFLPMMGVGQAVAVMVGQRLGQDRPDLAERSTLTSFKMAWGYMASIAILYITVPSLFIMLFESTENQEKFDQVAPLIRTLLIFIAIYSLFDSMGLIFSFALRGAGDTRFVTLVSLVLSWPMMVVPTYYLAYQERWGLNWAWGFASLYIITLALIFLFRFRTGRWKSMRVIEPIVADIEPEASAPNAAIDAAVGAAVDAAAGATITTR from the coding sequence ATGGCGGAATCTGTCAACCACGCCCCCGAAACTCCCGAAGGCGATTCGCTCTTTCCGCCCGACCACCCCAAAGCCGCCAGTCTGCCCGAAGTCTGGCGCATCGCCTGGCCGTTGATTATTTCCAACTGCTTCTGGACATTGCAAATCACCATCGACCGCATCATGCTGAGCAAAATCAGCCCCGATGCGGTCTCGGCGGTCATGATGACGGCCATGATTTACTACGTCCCGTTCATTCTGCTGCAAATGACCGCCAGCTACGTCACCACCTTCGTCGCCCAATACGGCGGCGCAGGTCGGAACAATCGCGTCGGCCCCGTCATGTGGCAGGCGATTTACTTTTCCATTGGCGCGGGGTTGCTCTTTCTGCTCGTGCTGCCGTTCACGCCCAGCATCATCGCCAGCCTCGGCCACTCCCCCGAATTGCAGGCCATGGAGCGCGACTACTTTAGCTGTCTGGCGTGGCTGTCACTCCCCGCATTACTCCTCGCCGCCATCAGCGGGTTCTTCGCCGGTCGTGGCGAAAGTCAGCGGGTCATGCAGCTCAACGGAATTGGCTTTGCCGTCAATGCTGTGCTGGATTACCTGCTCATCTTCGGGAAATTCGGCTTCCCCGCGATGGGAGTCATGGGCGCAGGCATCGCCACCATTGCCGCCTCGTGGATTCCCGCCATCATCGGCCTGATGTGGATGCTCGCCCCGAAATTCCGCGAAATCTACGCCACCACAGACACCCGCTTCGACCCGAAACTGTTCCGCCGATTGCTCCGATTCGGCATGCCCAGTGGCTTCCAATGGATGCTGGACATCACCGCCTTCACCGTGTTCATGGCGATCATCGGCTGGTTTGGCGAAATCGAATTGGCCGCCTCGTCCATTGCCTTCACCATCAATATGACGGCCTTCTTGCCGATGATGGGCGTCGGTCAAGCGGTGGCCGTGATGGTCGGCCAGCGACTCGGCCAAGATCGACCCGACCTTGCCGAACGCAGCACGCTCACCTCATTCAAGATGGCCTGGGGCTACATGGCGTCGATCGCCATATTGTACATCACGGTCCCATCGTTGTTCATCATGCTGTTTGAAAGCACGGAAAATCAGGAGAAATTCGATCAGGTCGCCCCCCTGATTCGCACTCTGCTGATTTTCATCGCCATTTATTCGCTGTTCGACAGCATGGGGCTGATCTTCTCGTTCGCGCTGCGCGGAGCGGGCGATACGCGATTTGTGACGTTGGTGTCGCTGGTGCTGTCCTGGCCGATGATGGTCGTGCCGACCTACTATTTGGCATATCAGGAACGCTGGGGACTGAATTGGGCCTGGGGATTTGCCAGTCTGTACATCATCACCCTGGCGTTAATTTTCCTGTTCCGATTCCGCACCGGCCGCTGGAAATCGATGCGCGTGATCGAACCGATTGTCGCCGACATCGAACCCGAAGCCTCTGCCCCCAATGCCGCAATCGATGCCGCCGTTGGTGCCGCCGTTGATGCCGCCGCCGGTGCCACCATCACCACCCGCTAA